The following coding sequences are from one Deltaproteobacteria bacterium CG11_big_fil_rev_8_21_14_0_20_42_23 window:
- the tuf gene encoding elongation factor Tu (EF-Tu; promotes GTP-dependent binding of aminoacyl-tRNA to the A-site of ribosomes during protein biosynthesis; when the tRNA anticodon matches the mRNA codon, GTP hydrolysis results; the inactive EF-Tu-GDP leaves the ribosome and release of GDP is promoted by elongation factor Ts; many prokaryotes have two copies of the gene encoding EF-Tu), with amino-acid sequence MSKGKFERTKPHVNIGTIGHVDHGKTTLTAAITKTQAALGLAEKMDFDQIDKAPEERERGITISTAHVEYETANRHYAHVDCPGHADYVKNMITGAAQMDGAILVVNAADGPMPQTREHILLARQVGVPRIVVFLNKCDTVDDAELLDLVELEVRELLTQYNFPGDEIPIIRGSALKALEGEESELGTQSIARLLAACDEYVPEPVRDTAKPFL; translated from the coding sequence ATGAGTAAGGGGAAATTTGAGAGAACGAAACCACATGTTAACATCGGTACAATCGGTCACGTAGACCATGGTAAGACGACATTAACGGCCGCGATCACGAAAACGCAAGCAGCCTTGGGTTTAGCGGAGAAGATGGATTTCGATCAGATCGATAAAGCACCAGAAGAGCGCGAGCGCGGAATTACCATTTCAACAGCGCACGTAGAATATGAGACAGCGAACCGTCACTATGCACACGTCGATTGTCCAGGCCACGCTGACTATGTAAAAAACATGATCACAGGAGCAGCTCAGATGGACGGAGCGATCTTGGTGGTGAACGCAGCAGATGGTCCGATGCCGCAAACCAGAGAGCACATCCTTCTTGCGCGCCAAGTAGGAGTTCCTCGAATTGTAGTGTTTTTGAACAAATGCGATACGGTTGACGACGCAGAGCTTTTGGATCTGGTAGAACTCGAAGTGCGTGAATTGTTGACACAGTATAATTTTCCCGGAGATGAAATTCCAATCATTCGCGGAAGTGCCTTGAAGGCGTTGGAAGGCGAAGAGAGTGAACTCGGAACTCAATCAATAGCTCGTTTGTTGGCAGCGTGTGATGAATACGTTCCAGAGCCAGTTCGCGATACCGCAAAGCCATTCTTGAT
- the fusA gene encoding elongation factor G gives MARATLEKIRNIGIMAHIDAGKTTATERILYYTGKNYKIGEVHEGAATMDWMEQEQERGITITSAATTCFWGDHRINIIDTPGHVDFTIEVERSLRVLDGAVGVFCAVAGVQPQSETVWRQANRYKVPKIAFVNKMDRTGANFIRVISTINDRLKANAVAFQLPIGAEDQFKGVVDLIERKAYVFNDESLGAKFDIVDVPNDMQEEVSKYRGMLVESLVENDEVLMGKYLEGQEVSAEELKRAARNAVIAMQITPVFCGSAFKNKGVQQLLDAVVNYLPSPLDVDAIEGVSVDNEEEKVLRKPDENEPFSALAFKIMTDPYVGQLTYFRVYSGKLEAGNPVLNSTNGKKERMGRMLQMHSNQREEIKEVFAGDIAAVVGLKNTRTGDTLCDGNQPVILESMTFPDPVISVAIEPKSKADEEKLSTALGKLSSEDPSLKVHVDHETGQTIISGMGELHLEIIVDRMKREFSVEANVGRPQVAYRETITGEAKIDHKYAKQSGGRGQYGHVVIHVSPNEAGKGFEFIDEISGGRIPREYIPAVEKGVKEACTGGAIAGYPVVDIKVRLLDGSYHEVDSSDMAFKIAGSMALKEGVHKASPVILEPIMMVEVVVPDDFVGPITGDLTSRRGRIMNSEIHTDSQVITANVPLSAMFGYATHLRSLSQGRATYSMEFAHYEQLPKNLAEEVVAKARGV, from the coding sequence ATGGCTCGTGCTACATTAGAAAAAATTAGAAATATAGGAATTATGGCTCATATCGATGCGGGTAAAACCACTGCGACTGAGCGTATCCTTTATTATACCGGAAAAAATTATAAGATCGGTGAAGTGCATGAAGGTGCTGCAACCATGGACTGGATGGAGCAAGAGCAGGAGCGTGGTATCACCATTACTTCTGCGGCTACCACCTGTTTCTGGGGAGATCATCGCATTAACATTATCGATACTCCAGGACACGTTGACTTCACCATCGAAGTAGAGCGCAGTTTGCGTGTGCTTGATGGAGCGGTTGGTGTTTTTTGTGCGGTAGCTGGTGTGCAGCCACAGTCTGAAACGGTTTGGCGCCAAGCAAATCGTTACAAAGTTCCAAAAATTGCTTTCGTGAATAAAATGGACCGCACAGGCGCGAATTTTATTCGTGTTATCTCTACTATTAACGATCGCCTCAAAGCGAACGCCGTTGCATTCCAACTTCCTATTGGAGCTGAAGATCAGTTCAAAGGAGTTGTCGATCTTATCGAACGTAAAGCTTATGTGTTCAATGATGAGTCTTTGGGTGCAAAGTTTGACATTGTTGATGTCCCAAATGACATGCAAGAAGAAGTAAGCAAATATCGCGGAATGCTTGTGGAGTCGCTTGTAGAGAACGATGAAGTTCTTATGGGAAAATACTTGGAGGGCCAAGAAGTTTCTGCTGAAGAACTTAAACGTGCCGCAAGAAATGCAGTGATTGCAATGCAAATTACTCCAGTCTTTTGTGGTTCTGCTTTCAAAAATAAAGGGGTGCAACAACTTCTTGATGCTGTTGTAAATTACCTCCCTTCACCTCTCGATGTTGATGCCATTGAAGGTGTTAGTGTTGATAACGAAGAAGAAAAAGTCTTGCGCAAACCAGATGAAAACGAACCGTTTTCGGCGTTGGCGTTTAAAATTATGACAGATCCTTATGTTGGCCAGCTTACTTATTTCAGAGTTTATTCTGGAAAGCTTGAAGCGGGTAATCCAGTTCTTAATTCAACAAATGGAAAAAAAGAGCGCATGGGCAGAATGTTGCAAATGCACTCAAATCAGCGCGAAGAAATTAAAGAAGTGTTCGCTGGAGATATTGCTGCAGTTGTTGGTCTCAAAAATACCCGCACTGGAGATACGCTTTGTGATGGAAACCAACCGGTTATTTTGGAATCAATGACTTTCCCTGATCCGGTAATTTCAGTTGCCATCGAACCAAAATCAAAAGCGGATGAAGAAAAACTTTCAACAGCACTTGGAAAACTTTCTTCAGAAGATCCTTCTCTTAAAGTTCATGTTGATCATGAGACAGGTCAAACAATTATTTCAGGAATGGGCGAGCTTCATCTTGAAATTATTGTTGATCGTATGAAGAGAGAATTCAGTGTTGAAGCAAACGTTGGTAGACCGCAAGTTGCCTACAGAGAAACTATTACCGGCGAAGCAAAAATCGACCACAAATATGCAAAACAGAGTGGTGGTCGCGGACAATATGGACACGTTGTTATCCATGTTTCTCCAAATGAAGCTGGAAAAGGTTTTGAGTTTATCGATGAAATTAGTGGTGGAAGAATTCCACGTGAATATATCCCAGCAGTAGAAAAGGGCGTAAAAGAAGCGTGTACCGGTGGTGCTATTGCAGGTTATCCTGTTGTAGATATCAAAGTACGCCTTCTCGACGGATCTTACCATGAGGTGGATTCATCAGATATGGCCTTCAAAATTGCAGGTTCTATGGCGCTTAAAGAAGGTGTTCATAAAGCATCTCCAGTTATTTTAGAGCCAATTATGATGGTTGAAGTGGTTGTCCCAGATGATTTTGTTGGTCCGATCACTGGAGATCTTACGTCAAGACGCGGAAGAATCATGAACAGTGAAATTCACACTGATTCTCAAGTGATCACAGCCAATGTTCCGCTCTCGGCTATGTTTGGGTATGCAACACACTTGAGAAGTTTATCTCAAGGACGCGCAACCTACTCAATGGAATTTGCACATTACGAACAATTGCCAAAAAATCTTGCAGAAGAAGTAGTGGCAAAGGCTCGCGGAGTTTAA
- a CDS encoding 30S ribosomal protein S7, whose translation MPRKKRGSLKRDVIPDPRYNDAVVSKLVNTLMMGGKKGVAETIVYGAFDVLHEKKKDDPVKVFRQALDSLKPNVEVRSRRVGGATYQVPVEVRSDRRATLALRWLVAAARARGEGSMGERLAGELLDVLEQRGGAFKKREDTHRMAEANKAFAHFKW comes from the coding sequence ATGCCAAGAAAAAAAAGAGGCAGTTTAAAAAGAGATGTTATCCCAGATCCAAGATATAACGATGCTGTGGTGTCGAAGCTCGTAAATACTTTGATGATGGGTGGTAAAAAAGGCGTTGCCGAGACAATTGTTTACGGTGCATTCGATGTTCTTCATGAAAAGAAAAAAGATGATCCTGTAAAAGTTTTCCGTCAAGCGCTTGATAGCTTGAAGCCAAATGTTGAAGTAAGATCTCGCCGTGTAGGTGGGGCTACATATCAAGTTCCTGTTGAAGTTCGTTCCGATCGCCGTGCAACATTGGCGCTTCGTTGGTTGGTTGCTGCAGCAAGAGCTCGCGGCGAAGGTTCTATGGGAGAACGTTTAGCAGGAGAGTTGTTAGATGTGCTTGAACAACGTGGTGGAGCCTTCAAAAAACGCGAAGATACACACCGCATGGCAGAAGCAAACAAAGCGTTTGCTCACTTTAAATGGTAG
- a CDS encoding 30S ribosomal protein S12 gives MPTINQLVRKGRKKVKSRTASPALERCPQKRGVCTRVYTTTPKKPNSALRKVARVRLTNGAEVTSYIPGEGHNLQEHSVILIRGGRVKDLPGVRYHTVRGTLDTTGVDGRKQSRSKYGTKKPK, from the coding sequence ATGCCTACAATCAACCAATTAGTACGAAAAGGGAGAAAAAAAGTGAAGTCACGCACGGCTTCTCCCGCTTTGGAAAGATGTCCTCAAAAAAGAGGTGTTTGCACCAGAGTTTACACTACAACTCCAAAGAAGCCGAACTCTGCGCTTCGTAAGGTAGCTCGTGTAAGGCTTACAAACGGCGCTGAAGTAACCAGCTATATTCCCGGAGAAGGCCATAACCTTCAAGAGCACTCTGTGATTTTGATTCGTGGTGGAAGAGTAAAAGATTTGCCGGGTGTGAGATATCACACCGTTCGTGGAACGCTTGACACAACAGGTGTTGATGGACGTAAACAAAGTCGTTCTAAATATGGAACTAAAAAACCGAAGTAG
- the rpoC gene encoding DNA-directed RNA polymerase subunit beta' — protein MDIYHFFEKPKDPLSFDGVRIKLASPEKIRSWSHGEVKKPETINYRTFKPERDGLFCAKIFGPVKDYECICGKYKRMKHRGIVCEKCGVEVIQSKVRRDRMGHINLATPVAHIWFLKSLPSRIGTMLDIPLKSLERVLYCEAYTVLDPGNTTLLQGEILTEDQYQNALDEFGPDFRVGMGGDAVREMLAQVDLEELSIKLRADLRETKSEATRKKLAKRLKLSEQFFEAANRPEWMILEVLPVIPPDLRPLVPLEGGRFATSDLNDLYRRVINRNNRLKRLMELSAPDIIIRNEKRMLQEAVDALFDNGRRARPFVGPNNRALRSLSDMLKGKQGRFRQNLLGKRVDYSGRSVIVVGPELRLHQCGLPKKMALELFKPFIYNRLQENGLASTIKSAKRLVETETPEVWDALDDVIKEHPVLLNRAPTLHRLGVQAFEPVLIEGKAIRLHPLVCAAFNADFDGDQMAVHVPLSIEAQIEARILLLSTNNILSPANGKPIIVPTQDMVLGLYYLTRERAFGKGEGCTFSGIEEVNIAYESGELDLQSKINVRIEGERYETTTGRVILYQHVPAMVKFNYINKVMDKKAIVELIDQCYRLCKDKETVLLCDSLRTLGFKHSTKAGISICIDDMVIPDSKKEILDKAFEEVAKVEVQYTEGLITSGEKYNKVVDIWAQTTETIAGRMMKGLSTEVATSTKGEKRTQMSFNSVFIMADSGARGSGQQMRQLSGMRGLMAKPSGEIIETPIVANFREGLNVLQYFISTHGARKGLADTALKTANSGYLTRRLVDVAQDSIVSIQDCGTLDGIEVYPLVEAGEVIEPLGERILGRVALNDVIDPFNGNVIVQNAEMIDEALVHVVEESGIERIKVRSALTCKAPFGVCRKCYGRDLARGHLVNVGEAVGVIAAQSIGEPGTQLTMRTFHIGGTASRRVEQSALENRHDGIVKLHNVNIAPNSAGNETITNRNGEMIIIDDEGRERERYRLNYGAFLRVKNGQKVKAATLLADWDPYTIPILTDVSGTVKFGDITEGQTMSEQVDEVTGLSRRVIQSSKNPNSRPRISIKGDDGETLEHPSGRGHARYLMPVGAILAVAQGGKVKAGDEIARIPRETTKTKDITGGLPRVAELFEARKPKEHAIISEVDGVVSFGKDLKGKRRVIVTPEDGEPTEYLILKGKHISVNEGDFIRAGEPLMDGSSNPHDILKVLGVKALAKYLVDEVQEVYRLQGVKINDKHIEVIVRQMLRRVTIIEPGDSTWLVDEQVEKSNFDLKNEELMAAGKQPVVAEPLLLGITKASLTTESFISAASFQETTKVLTEAAVSGKVDYLRGLKENVIMGRLIPAGTGLQRYKQTKVRAHVDDGLLEAVASSRGSHKKVELEQEVAG, from the coding sequence ATGGATATTTATCATTTTTTTGAAAAACCAAAAGATCCGTTATCCTTTGATGGAGTTCGCATTAAATTAGCGAGCCCAGAGAAGATTCGTTCATGGTCTCACGGTGAAGTGAAAAAACCGGAAACCATTAACTACCGTACATTTAAGCCCGAAAGAGATGGCTTGTTTTGCGCGAAAATTTTTGGACCAGTAAAAGATTACGAATGTATCTGCGGAAAATACAAACGCATGAAGCACAGAGGAATTGTGTGCGAAAAGTGCGGAGTAGAAGTTATCCAAAGTAAAGTGCGTCGTGATCGCATGGGCCACATTAACCTTGCAACTCCAGTTGCTCATATTTGGTTCTTGAAAAGTTTGCCTTCGCGCATTGGAACAATGCTTGATATTCCTCTCAAAAGTCTTGAGCGTGTTTTGTATTGCGAAGCGTATACTGTTCTTGATCCTGGCAACACCACTTTACTTCAAGGTGAAATTCTTACTGAAGATCAATACCAAAATGCACTTGATGAATTTGGTCCAGATTTCCGCGTAGGAATGGGTGGAGATGCCGTAAGAGAAATGCTTGCTCAAGTTGACTTGGAAGAACTTTCTATCAAGTTAAGAGCTGACCTCAGAGAAACAAAATCTGAAGCCACACGAAAAAAACTCGCCAAACGATTGAAGTTGTCTGAACAATTTTTCGAAGCAGCAAATAGACCAGAGTGGATGATTTTGGAAGTGCTTCCGGTTATTCCACCAGATCTTCGTCCTCTTGTTCCTCTTGAAGGTGGACGCTTTGCAACATCAGACTTAAACGATCTCTACCGTCGCGTGATCAACAGAAACAATCGCTTGAAACGCTTGATGGAACTTAGTGCTCCAGACATCATTATCAGAAACGAAAAGAGAATGTTGCAAGAAGCAGTTGATGCTCTTTTCGATAACGGAAGAAGAGCGCGTCCTTTTGTTGGTCCAAACAACAGAGCACTTCGTTCGCTTTCTGATATGCTTAAAGGAAAACAAGGTCGTTTCCGTCAGAACCTTCTTGGAAAACGTGTAGATTATTCTGGACGTTCGGTAATTGTAGTTGGGCCCGAGCTTAGATTGCATCAATGTGGTTTGCCAAAAAAGATGGCGCTCGAATTGTTCAAGCCATTTATTTATAACAGACTTCAAGAAAATGGTTTGGCCTCTACCATTAAAAGTGCAAAACGCTTGGTAGAAACCGAAACTCCAGAAGTGTGGGATGCTTTGGATGATGTGATTAAAGAGCATCCAGTTCTTCTCAACCGTGCTCCAACGCTTCACCGTCTCGGAGTTCAGGCTTTTGAACCTGTGCTTATCGAAGGAAAAGCTATTCGCCTGCATCCCCTTGTGTGTGCTGCGTTTAACGCCGACTTCGACGGAGACCAGATGGCAGTGCACGTTCCGCTTTCAATTGAAGCTCAAATTGAAGCGAGAATTCTTTTGCTCTCTACCAACAACATTCTTTCTCCTGCGAACGGAAAGCCAATTATTGTTCCGACGCAAGATATGGTTTTAGGCTTATACTACCTCACTCGCGAACGTGCGTTTGGAAAAGGCGAAGGCTGCACTTTTTCAGGCATCGAAGAAGTGAACATTGCGTATGAATCAGGTGAACTTGATCTTCAATCTAAAATTAACGTTCGTATCGAAGGTGAGCGTTACGAAACCACAACTGGCCGCGTGATTTTGTATCAACACGTTCCAGCTATGGTGAAATTTAATTATATCAACAAAGTGATGGACAAAAAAGCCATCGTTGAGCTGATTGATCAGTGCTACCGTTTGTGCAAAGACAAAGAGACTGTTCTTCTTTGCGATAGCTTACGTACTCTTGGCTTCAAGCATTCTACAAAAGCTGGAATTTCTATTTGTATCGACGACATGGTTATTCCAGATTCGAAAAAAGAAATTTTGGATAAAGCTTTCGAAGAAGTGGCTAAAGTTGAAGTTCAATACACCGAAGGTCTTATTACTTCCGGTGAGAAGTACAACAAAGTAGTAGATATTTGGGCACAGACCACGGAGACCATTGCTGGTCGCATGATGAAAGGCCTTAGTACAGAAGTAGCCACAAGTACCAAAGGCGAGAAACGCACACAAATGAGTTTCAACTCTGTCTTCATCATGGCAGATTCTGGAGCAAGAGGTAGTGGACAGCAGATGCGCCAATTATCTGGTATGCGCGGTCTGATGGCAAAACCATCTGGCGAAATTATTGAAACGCCAATTGTTGCAAACTTTAGAGAAGGCTTGAACGTACTTCAGTATTTTATTTCTACACACGGAGCACGTAAAGGTCTTGCCGATACAGCACTAAAAACTGCAAACTCTGGATACCTCACAAGACGTCTTGTGGATGTTGCTCAAGACAGCATTGTTTCAATTCAAGATTGCGGAACACTTGATGGGATTGAAGTCTATCCATTAGTCGAGGCAGGCGAAGTCATCGAACCATTAGGCGAACGTATTCTAGGTCGCGTAGCTCTCAACGATGTGATTGATCCTTTCAATGGAAACGTTATTGTTCAAAATGCTGAAATGATCGATGAAGCCCTTGTTCATGTTGTTGAAGAATCGGGTATCGAAAGAATAAAAGTACGATCGGCTCTTACCTGTAAAGCACCATTTGGTGTTTGCCGTAAATGCTATGGTCGTGATCTAGCTCGTGGACACTTGGTCAATGTGGGTGAAGCGGTTGGAGTTATTGCGGCTCAGTCAATTGGTGAGCCAGGAACACAGCTTACCATGAGAACCTTCCACATTGGTGGAACGGCATCAAGACGTGTTGAACAATCAGCTCTCGAAAACAGACACGATGGTATTGTTAAACTTCACAATGTAAATATTGCTCCCAACTCGGCTGGTAATGAAACTATTACCAATCGTAATGGTGAGATGATTATCATTGATGATGAAGGCAGAGAACGTGAACGCTACCGCCTCAATTACGGAGCTTTCCTCCGAGTAAAAAATGGACAAAAAGTAAAAGCAGCAACGCTTTTAGCTGACTGGGATCCTTACACCATTCCAATTCTTACCGATGTGAGTGGTACCGTTAAGTTTGGTGATATTACTGAAGGCCAAACCATGTCTGAACAAGTGGACGAAGTAACAGGTCTTTCACGTCGCGTGATTCAGTCTTCAAAAAATCCAAACAGCAGACCACGTATTTCTATCAAAGGTGATGATGGAGAAACGCTTGAGCATCCATCTGGAAGAGGGCATGCACGTTATTTGATGCCGGTTGGCGCCATTTTGGCGGTTGCACAAGGTGGCAAAGTAAAAGCAGGTGATGAGATTGCACGTATCCCGCGTGAAACAACAAAAACAAAAGATATTACCGGGGGTCTTCCTCGTGTTGCCGAGTTATTCGAAGCACGTAAACCAAAAGAACATGCCATCATTAGTGAAGTAGATGGAGTGGTAAGTTTTGGAAAAGATCTCAAAGGAAAACGTCGCGTTATTGTAACTCCAGAAGATGGAGAACCAACGGAATACCTCATTCTCAAAGGAAAGCACATTTCTGTAAATGAAGGTGATTTCATCCGTGCTGGTGAACCACTTATGGATGGCTCTTCCAATCCGCACGATATTTTAAAAGTGCTTGGCGTAAAAGCGCTCGCAAAATATTTGGTAGACGAGGTTCAGGAAGTATATCGACTTCAAGGTGTGAAAATTAACGATAAGCATATCGAAGTCATCGTTCGTCAGATGTTAAGACGAGTTACTATTATCGAACCAGGTGATTCTACATGGCTTGTAGACGAGCAAGTGGAAAAATCTAACTTTGATCTCAAAAATGAAGAGCTCATGGCAGCAGGAAAACAACCTGTCGTTGCAGAGCCTTTGCTTCTCGGAATTACAAAAGCATCACTTACCACTGAAAGCTTCATCTCGGCAGCTTCCTTCCAAGAGACCACAAAAGTGCTCACAGAAGCAGCCGTTTCGGGAAAAGTGGATTATTTAAGAGGCCTCAAAGAGAATGTGATCATGGGACGCCTCATTCCAGCAGGAACGGGATTGCAGCGATATAAGCAAACAAAAGTGCGAGCGCACGTAGATGATGGATTGCTTGAAGCCGTAGCTTCATCTCGCGGATCTCATAAAAAAGTTGAGCTAGAGCAAGAAGTTGCCGGCTAA